From the genome of Candidatus Hydrogenedentota bacterium:
GCCTGGTCGGCGGAAAAAAGTGATAGATCATCAGCACGATGAACAAGTAACCGACGATGATCGACATGCAAAAATTGAGTTCTTCTGTCGTTCTCGATCCCCCATTGGTAGCCTGCCTGATGAGGCACACCAACAGGAAGGAGCCATATACCTGCGCCCGCATACAGTAGAGTCGGGTACCGTTGGCGGTTGTTGTGAACGTGTGTCCCTCGATTTCACCGCTTACAGTTTCCAAATTGCCTCCCACATATTGAGACTCCGCCTCATGCGACTTCGCACCCGCATAGTGTGCGTGGAATCGCTTTAAGAAAACAACGGCGGGCCAAAAATTTGGCAGAGGTTTATAATACTTGCTTTTTTTAAGTAAAACTGAATAAAATATCAGGTATGTATCGATTGCGATGCAGTGGCCCTCGACCGGAGGAGGCAGGCCCCATGAGCGGCAGCATACAGCCCAACGAACAAGCGAACTTCTTGCTTTACAATGATGAAAGCGGAAACGTCAGCGTTGAGGTGTTCCTGAATGGCGAGACTGTCTGGCTGACACAGCGGGCAATTGGCGAACTGTTTGGAGCCGAGCGCAGCGTCATCACGAAGCACTTGCGCAACATATTCAAGGACAGCGAATTGGTTGAGGATTCAGTATGTGCAATTTTTGCACATACTGCCGCCGACGGCAAAACATACAATACCAAGTACTACAACCTGGACGCCATTATCTCCGTTGGCTACCGCGTTAACTCCAGGCAGGCCACACAGTTCCGCATCTGGGCCACGCGCACGTTGAAGGAATTTCTGATTAAGGGCTTCGCGCTGGACGATGAGCGGCTGAAGCAGGGGAAGCGGCTTTTCGGCAAGGACTATTTCGACGAGCTCCTGGAACGGATACGGGAAATCCGCGCCAGCGAGCGACGCTTCTACCAGAAAATCACCGACATCTACGCCCTCTCCTCGGACTACAATAAGGACCTGCCCGAGACAAAGGAGTTCTTTGCCTCCGTTCAGAACAAGCTTCACTGGGCCATCACGAGCAAGACTGCAGCCGAACTCATCTATGATTCCGCCGACGCCGACACGATTCATATGGGCTTGACCACCTGGAAGCACGCACCGAAGGGGAAGATCCTGAAATCGGACGTGGCCACCGCCAAGAATTACTTGAGTGAGGCCCACGTACGAGAATTGAATCAAATCGTATCGGCCTATCTCGACCTGGCGGAAAACCGCGCGCGGCGGCAGATCTTAATGCGAATGGAGGACTGGGCGAGTTTCTTGAACGGCTTTCTCGAATTGTCCAACTACCCCATTCTTCAGGACCGAGGCCGAATCAGCGCCGAGGAGGCCAAATTGAAGGCCGAACAGGAATACGAGACCTACCGCGTCAAACAAGATCGCGATTATATTTCAGATTTCGACCGGGAAGTCCGGCGTATCCAAGGAAAGCCCACTGATTCTGCTCGCGATTAATAATGAAGTCAACAAGCAACCTGCGAGGATTGCTCGGTAGTTCAAGCAAACCCCCCTTCAGAATCCAGACCCACCTCTCCTCCTCCTCCCCCATTGCCTCCACCCCCCAAATCTCCTATACTCTTCCGATTGCCGACCCCAACTCGGCCGGCCAACATCCCAAGTGGAGAGGAGACCCGATCATGACGTTATCCCGCAGAAGATTTCTGGGCAGTGTGGGCGTGGCCGCCGCTGCGTCGTACATCATTCCGTCCACGGCCATGGGGGCCGATGGCGCCACGGCCCCGAGCAACCGCATCAACATCGGCGTGGTCGGCACGGGCAGCCAGGCCGGCGGCCTCATGGAAAATGCCATCAAACACGCCAACGTGCGTATTGTCGCATTGTGCGACGTGGATCAGATGCGTCTGGCCGAGGCAAAGACGAAGATAGACGGCTTTTACGGCGACACCGCCTGCGCCACGCACCACGATTTCCGGGAACTCCTCGCGCGGCCCGATATCGACGCCGTCATCGTGGCCACGCCGGATCACTGGCACGCCCTGGTATGCATTGAAGCGGCCAGGCGCGGAAAAGATATTTACTGCGAGAAGCCCCTCACCTGGTCCCTCGGCGAAGGCCGGGCCGTGGTGAAGGCGGTGCAGGACAACAAGCGCATCTTCCAGGTGGGCAGCATGCAGCGCTCCAATCCGACCTTCAAGCAGGGCTGCGCCCTCGTTCGCAATGGCTATATTGGCGATATCAAACAGATCTACGTCTCCCTGCCCGACTTCGACAAGGCCCTGTGGGTCGACCAGTGGCCCGCCCCGCCCGCCACGCTGGACTACGAGATGTGGGTCGGCCCGGCGGAGTGGGCGCCCTACCACGAAAAACGCAATCACTGGGACTGGCGCTGGTGGATGGGTTTTGGTGGCGGTCAGATGATGGACTGGATCGGCCACCACGGCGACATCGCCTACATGGCGATGGACTGGGATCACACCGGTCCGAAGCATGTGGAAGGCATCCGCTGGGAGGCCCCGGCCGCGCGCAACAACCTCTATGACGCCCCCGCGCGCTACTGGTTCAATTGCGAATACAAGGGCGGCACGACCCTCACCGTGGCCAATGCGAAGGACATGCCGTCCCAGTGGCCCAGCCCCGGGAGCCTGGGGACACTTTTCGAAGGCACCCGCGGCCGCTGGCTCTGGGTCGACCGCAGCGGCATCAAGGCCAGCGACCCCAAGCTGCTCGAAATGACGCCCGCCAAAGGCGATTTCCAGTTCCGCGAAGAAAAGAACCACATGACCGACTGGCTCAACTGCATTGTCAGCCGCGAAGAAACCATCGCCCCCGTCAACGCCGGCCACCGATCCGCCTCCATCGGCCACCTGGGCAAGATCGCCTGCATGCTCGGCGGCTCCTTCAAGTGGGATCCAAAGACGGAGACCATCACCGACAACCCGGCCCTCAACGGCATGTTGACCCGGAAGTATCGTGGCGACTGGAAGCTGGAAGCGTAGGATTGTGAACAGAAGCGCCGCCTCCGGAGATCGGAGGCGGCTCGGTATTCACGACGTGATCCAGTTGGGCAACGACCTGTCGCTCAATTGCGCAGCAGACTGCTTCGCAATCGATAGAGAACTGCGCAAGAGAAACCGTAGCGGCACCATGGCAGCCACACCCCAGAAGCCCGCAAATTCCTATGAAGCAATACCTTACGCCCGAAATCCCCTCCAAGAGATGTCGTCGCGCCCCGTCTATCAACTGTTCAGGGCAATCGCACTGGAACGCCTCTTAATTGCTTATAAGGCTGGTGAAAATCTGGAGAGGGGGCAATCCCGCCCACTTTCTTCATTTTGTGCAACCGCGTTGCACTACACGGGCGCTGGAAAGCCCTCGCTCCATACGCCCGAACTCCCTGATTCTTGATTCCATTCCCCTGATCAACTGTCAACGGTCAAGTGAATTAAGTTATGCTATGCGCCGGAAAACTTCTGGAGACTTTGCATGCCCCCGATTGACAATGCCCTGGCCCATGCCCGTACCCATAAAGACCGCCACCTGGCGGAGTACCGCGAACTGATTTCCATACCCAGCATCTCCACGCTGAAAGAGAACAAGGCCGACGTGCTCCGGGCCGCCCATTGGCTCGCAGAGCAACTCAAGCAACTGAAAATGGAGCGGGTGGAGATCATGCTCACGCCCGGCAACCCTATCGTCTATGGCGAATGGCTCAAGGCCCCCGGCAAGCCGACAATCCTGGTCTATGGTCACTACGACGTGCAGCCCGTGGACCCGCTCAACGAGTGGGAGTCGGACCCCTTCGGCGCCGAGATTCGGGGCGACTTCATATATGCGCGTGGCGCTTCGGATATGAAAGGACAGATCTTCGCCCAGCTCAAGGCCATGGAAAGCATCATTGCGAATGGCGACTATCCCGTTAACATCAAGTACCTGCTGGAGGGCGAGGAAGAGATTGGCTCACCCAGCCTGCCCGCCTTCATCGACGAGCACAAAGACCTCTTGCGCTGCGACGCGGTGCTGAACTGCGACGCAGGCATCCACGACAAGGACACGCCCGCGATCATGTACTCCCTGCGTGGACTGGCCTATTTCGAGCTGGAAATTCGCACGGCGAAAAAAGATCTCCACAGCGGGATGTTCGGCGGCTCGGTCCGTAATCCCCTCCATGTGCTGGCCGATGTGATCTCGGCGATGCACGACGACAAGGGTCACGTCACGCTGCCCGGATTCTACGAAAAAGTTCGCCCGCTGGACGACGAAGAGCGGGAACTGCTCAAGCAGGTGCCCTACTCCGACGCCGCATGGACGGAGATGGCGGGCACGCAGCTTTGCTTCGGCGAAGAAGGTTACACGACCGTTGAACGCATAGGCGCACGGCCCACGCTCGAAGTCAATGGCGTCTGGGGCGGCTTCACCGGCGAGGGCGCGAAAACCGTCCTGCCCGCGCGGGCCAACGCGAAGATCAGCACGCGCCTGGTGGCCGATCAGGATCCCGAAGCGGTCGAAGGCCAATTGCGCGCCTTCCTGGCGGAACACCTCCCCGCCGACGTATCCTGGTCGCTTCACAAGCACTCCGCAGGCCCCGGCTCCACCATGGATCGCAAGTCGCTCTATATGGCGGCGGCGGGCGACGCCCTGAAGACCGTGTTTGGCCGTCCGCCCGTGTTCAAGCGCGAAGGCGGCAGCGTGCCCATCGTCGGCCTGCTTCAGAAGAAGCTCGGTGTCGATTCCGTCATGCTCGGCTTCGCCTTGCCAGACGATGGCATCCACGGCCCGAATGAAAAGCAATACCTGCCCAATTTCTTTCGCGGAATCGAAACGTATATTCACTACCTATATTTGTTGGGGAAATAGTCGCTGGATGACCTAGTTTCAGCCACGAGTAGCGATGCCCCTGAGAGATAAGACGGATAGGACGGATACGTCCGATATATCGGTCCTATCGGTCTTATCCGTCCTATCGAGAATTGAGCATGCCTCAACCAGTCACAGATCCCAAACTCGCCCAGGACACCTTCCGCGTCACCGGCATGACCTGCGCCGGCTGCGTGCGCCGCGTGGAAACCGGGCTAGCGACGCTCGACGGCGTCAATTCCGCCACGGTCAACCTGATGACCGAAGAAGCCGTGGTCAGCTACGACCCCGCACAACTCACGCCCGAGGCTATCGAGCAGGCCGTCGGCGCCATTGGCTATGAAGCCAAGCGCAAGGACCCCGGCAACGACGATTTCGTCATCGATGTGGCCCTCGACAATATGCACGCGGCCTGGAAGCGCTTCCTGATCGCGTGGGCGCTGACGGGCCCGGTGGCGATGCTGATGCTCCTCCATATGACCGGGCTCTGGCACCTCCACAATGGCGCCTGGCTGGAGCTGCTACTCGCCGCGCCCGTCCTCGCCATCGCGGGTGCGGAGACCATGAAGAAAGGCTTCCGCACGCTCCGGGCTAAAGCCCCCAACATGGATGCCCTCATCGCTATCGGCACGGTGGCTGCCTGGAGCACGGGCGTGATGCAATTGCTTGGGATGAAGGTGGAAAGTTTTGCGGCGGTTTCAGCCATGATCATGGCCTTTCACCTGACCGGGCGCTATCTCGAAGCGCGCGCGCGGGGCAAGGCCTCCGAAGCGATTCGCAAGCTCCTCGAACTCGGCGCGAGAACGGCCCGAGTGCGCCGGGCAGGAGAAGTCGTAGAACTCCCCATCGAAGAAGTTCGGGTCGGCGACATTCTCATTATCAAGCCCGGCGAGAAGATTCCCACAGATGGCATCGTCACCGAAGGGCGAAGCGCCGTGGACGAATCCATGGCCACGGGCGAGCCGATCCCCTCGGACAAGGCCCCCGGCGACACGGTCATCGGCGCGACGGTCAACACCACCGGCGCGCTGGAAGTTCGCGCGACGCGTATAGGCGGCGACACCTTTCTCGCGCAGGTGGCGAAGCTGGTGCAAGAGGCCCAGGCGTCCAAACCGGCCATCCAGGGCTTCGCCGATCAGATGACAACCATCTTTGTGCCGCTCGTGCTGGGTGTCGCCCTCATTACGGCAGTATTCTGGCTCATGGTGCCGGAGATGATGCAGAGCCTCAGTGGCTGGGCCGCGCCGTGGCTGCCCTGGTCCCCCGCCGAAGGCGCGTCGAACTTGAGCATGGCCATATTCTCCGCTGTAGCGGTCCTGATGATCTCGTGCCCTTGCGCCATGGGCCTGGCCACGCCCACCGCCATCATGGTCGGCACGGGCATCGCCGCGCAGCGCGGACTCCTCATCCGCGAGGGCGCGGCCATCCAGCGCCTGAAAGAGATCACCATCCTCGCACTCGACAAGACTGGCACGATTACGCACGGTCGTCCAAAGGTCACGGAGATCGAAGCTGTGGATGGAACCGATCGCAAAGCCCTCCTCACCTGGGCTGCGGCGGTGTCGCTCTTTTCGGAGCATCCCCTGTCTCACGCCATCCTGGAAAAGGCCAAGCAGGAACGCTGCGATCTGGTGCCGGCGGGCGATTTCGATGCGGTGCCCGGCAAAGGCGCGCGGGCCATGGTGGATGGTGCCGTGGTGCTCGTGGGCAAGCCGGACTTCCTGCGCGAAGAGGGCGTGGATATCAAGCCGATTGAGCATACGCTCTATCGCATGCAACACGAGGCCAAGACCGTGGCGGCGGTTGCCCGGGGCGGCAAGGCCATTGGCGTCATCGGCATCGCCGACACCCTCAAGCCGGAATCCGTGCGCGCCATCAAGATTCTCAAGCGCATGGGCATCAAGTGCATTATGATCACCGGCGATAACCAGGCGACCGCCGAGGTGGTCGCGGCGCAGGTGGGCATTGATCGGGTTGTGGCCAACGTGTTGCCCCAGGACAAAGCGAAGGCGATTGGAAACCTGAAGCGGGAGACCATCGGCGCGGTGGGTATGGTGGGCGATGGCATCAATGACGCCGCCGCGCTGGCCGCCGCCGACGTGGGCATCGCCCTGGGCACGGGGACGGACATCGCCATTGAGGCGGGCGACGTGACGCTCATTCAGGGCGATCTCATAGCGCTGGTGACGGTGATTCAGCTTGGCAAGGCGACCTACAACAAGATCGTGCAGAACCTCTTCTGGGCTTTCGGTTACAACCTTCTGTTTGTACCGTTGGCGATGATAGGGCTGCTCCACCCCATGATCGCCGAGGCCTGCATGGCCCTAAGCTCGCTGAACGTCATCGGAAATTCGCTGCGCCTCCGAAACTTCGATCCCGAGGCGGTGACGAAGGAAATCATGCGGATGTAGGGGCTTAGCTCTCCGCGCGATCCTGTTCACTGTACCAAGCCTCCACGATAGTGCTCAGAATAGCGTCAACTGATTTTCCTGTTTTCTGCGCTGACAACGCCACACGTTGCTGGAGCTTCGGATCGAGCTCTATCCAAAGCTTGTTGGGTGCGGGGACGTTGGGCTCATCGCCACACTGTTCGCAGAACTCAAAGTAAGCCTCCACCGATTCACGAAAAGCATCTTCCAGTTCGTGGGCGCTTGTGCCCTCGAAATGAATTGTGTCGCGCGTGTCTTGCACGATCCCGTAGAAAAGCTTATTGTCGCCGTCGTACTCTATACGGGCAATGTAGCCTTTATATTCCATGGTATCCGTCATGGCCTGATCCCTGCTCGTTCCAGGAAAACGCGTATCGCTTGCACGACACCTTTGTTGATCGTCGGTGCCGGATGGGGGCGGTGAAAGACGATTCTCTCGTCATTGAGTTTAACCCCAAAGCGTGAGCCTCGCCCTTCTGAGATTTCTGCACCCAGCGCTCGGAGCACCGATTCTACATCGTCCCAACGAATATTGTTGCCCGGGTTGGAGCTGAATATGGAGACAAGTGCCGTGTGTGCTTGCTGTTCATTATGCCATATTCAGCACGAATTCTGAGGTGAAATCAACATCATCAAGCTCGACCTGCCGCGAATTGAACGTAAAGAGCGCACAGAAGTCTCCCTCTTTGCGCTCTATGCGTTCTTTCGCGGCTAATCGACTAGCTTGCCACCGCCTCCGCCTTCGCCAGGAAGGGAGCCAGTTCGTCCAGCAGGGCGCGTTTGGGCAACAGGCCCTTCAGCGTCTTCTTTGCTTCCCCGCCGTCGAACACGATCAGCGTGGGGATGCTCTGGATGTCGAAGCGCGTAGCCAGTTCGGAGTTGTCGTCGATATCGACTTTGACCACCGCGAGGTTGCCGGCCTGCTCCTCGGCCACGGCCTCCAGCGTCGGGGCCAGGGCCTTACACGGGCCGCACCAATCCGCGTAGAAGTCCACCAGTACTGGCGTACCCGAGTTCTTGATCGTCAGGTCGAAGTTGCTGTTGTCGAGATGTTTCAAGGTTGCCATAAACATTACTCCTTTTCTCGGTGGTCGGTGTCCGACCGCCAGTTTCCGTGCTCAATTTGTCGCGGCGGCGAAGAGCTCGACTCGGGGGAAGTCCACTTCCGTTCCGGCCACATTGTTCATGTAGTTCGTCAAAATGTTGAGTGCCGTGTTGGCGACCACCTCCACGATCTCGCCATCACTCAGGCCCGCGCTCCGGGCGGCGTCCATTTCGCTTCGCGAAACACGGCCCTGCTTCTTCACCACAGCGGTCACCAGGGCCAGCACGGCGTTGGCCTTGGGCTCGGACGAGGTGCCTTCGCGATTCGCAAGTACTTCCTCCTCCGAGAGTCCCGCATGGGTGCCCAGGTAGGAGTGGGCCGCGAGACAGTACTCGCATCGATTCAATTCAGCGACGCGGAGAGCGATCCGCTCTCGGGTCTGCGGGCCCAGCAGACCGGCGGCGAGCGCGCCGTTCGTATCGAGATAACTCTTCAGTACGCCGGGCGCATTGGCCAGCACCTTCATCAGGTTGGGTGTTACGCCCAGCGCCTTCTGTACGCCTTCGAGCAGTTCCTTCGCCGGGCCGGTGGCCGCTTCGCGTTCAATCAGGTTCAATCGTGCCATGGTTCAATCCTCCATTTTTTCGTTTCGGTTTGTTCGGCCGCCGCCCATGCGTCGTGCCGTCGTACTCGGTTTTAGTGCACCTTACGAGCGAGAAAGTCCCGCATCAGTCCGGCTATCGTTTCTCCCTCCTCTTCCAGGGCGAAGTGCCCCGTGTCGAGCAAGTGAAATTCCACGTTCTTCAAATCTCGCTTGTACGGGTGAGCGCCCGACTCGGGGAAGATGGTGTCGTTCTTGCCCCAGACAATCAGCGTGGGGGGCTGGTGCTCGCGCAGGTAGGCCTGCCACGCGGGGTAGAGCGGCGGGTTGCTGCCGTACGAGAGGAACATCGCCAATTGGATTTCCTGGTTTCCCGGACGGTCCAGCAGGGGCTGATCCACGTTCCAGTTGTCCGGGCTGATTGCGTCCGGATTCCGGGTGCCGTGGGTGTACTGCCACTGGGTCGCCTCCAGCTTCAGGAAGCCGCGCAGTGCATCCGCATTCGCAGGGCTCTGTTCCTTCCAATAGGCCTTGATGGGGATCCAGAAATCCTGCAGGCCCTCTTCATAGGCATTGCCGTTCTGGATGATGAGCGTCTGAACACGTTCGGGATGGGCCGTCGCCAGCCGGTAACCCACCGGTGCGCCATAGTCCATCAGGTAGAGGCTGTAGGACTTCAGCCCGATTGAGTCGACGAACCGGCCCATGACCCGCGCCACGTTGTCGAAGGTGTACTCAAATTCGGTCGTCGATGGAGCCGAGCTGTTGCCAAAGCCGGGATAGTCCGGCGCCACCACGTGGTAGCGATCCGACAAGGCCGGAATCAGGTTACGGAACATGTGGGACGACGTGGGGAAACCATGGAGCAGCAGCACCGTGGGCTTCGCCGGGTCACCCGCTTCGCGGTAGAAGATCTTCAGGCCTTCCACATCCTGAGTGCGGTAACGGATAGCCGCGGTCTGTGCCTCCGCCCAAACCGCTCCCGAAAATATCAAAGTGGTCGCCACCACGCGCTTCAACAGGGTTCTATACATCGTTCAGGTTCTCCTTTGGTTCAATCCAGTCAGCCTTCCGGCCCGCCGTTGCGGTACCTGTTCATCCATAAGGCCAGACTCGTGCCAAAAGTAACTGTGTTTTTAAGATGTTCTAATTAAACAAGTTATGAAATAATCCCTATTGAAGGACACCTCCGAAATTTCGTAGCAAGCGAAATTTCGTTTGCATAATTACGAAATTTCGTTTATTATTCCGATATGAAACTTCAGGCGCTCCAAAATATCGTGCTCTCTGTGTCCGGCGAGTATTCTGTCGATCGCGTGCTCGATGCCCTCGTTCGTGGATTGGTGCAGGAAGCCGAGGCGGCCCTCGCGCGCATCTGGCTGATACGATCGGGCGACATCTGCGCCACCTGCCGCATGCGTCCGGAATGTCCCGATCAGGTGCGCTGTCTGCACCTCGCGGCGAGCGATGGGGCGAGCCGAATCGAAACCGAACAGCGATGGG
Proteins encoded in this window:
- a CDS encoding dipeptidase; translated protein: MPPIDNALAHARTHKDRHLAEYRELISIPSISTLKENKADVLRAAHWLAEQLKQLKMERVEIMLTPGNPIVYGEWLKAPGKPTILVYGHYDVQPVDPLNEWESDPFGAEIRGDFIYARGASDMKGQIFAQLKAMESIIANGDYPVNIKYLLEGEEEIGSPSLPAFIDEHKDLLRCDAVLNCDAGIHDKDTPAIMYSLRGLAYFELEIRTAKKDLHSGMFGGSVRNPLHVLADVISAMHDDKGHVTLPGFYEKVRPLDDEERELLKQVPYSDAAWTEMAGTQLCFGEEGYTTVERIGARPTLEVNGVWGGFTGEGAKTVLPARANAKISTRLVADQDPEAVEGQLRAFLAEHLPADVSWSLHKHSAGPGSTMDRKSLYMAAAGDALKTVFGRPPVFKREGGSVPIVGLLQKKLGVDSVMLGFALPDDGIHGPNEKQYLPNFFRGIETYIHYLYLLGK
- a CDS encoding alpha/beta hydrolase; translated protein: MYRTLLKRVVATTLIFSGAVWAEAQTAAIRYRTQDVEGLKIFYREAGDPAKPTVLLLHGFPTSSHMFRNLIPALSDRYHVVAPDYPGFGNSSAPSTTEFEYTFDNVARVMGRFVDSIGLKSYSLYLMDYGAPVGYRLATAHPERVQTLIIQNGNAYEEGLQDFWIPIKAYWKEQSPANADALRGFLKLEATQWQYTHGTRNPDAISPDNWNVDQPLLDRPGNQEIQLAMFLSYGSNPPLYPAWQAYLREHQPPTLIVWGKNDTIFPESGAHPYKRDLKNVEFHLLDTGHFALEEEGETIAGLMRDFLARKVH
- a CDS encoding Gfo/Idh/MocA family oxidoreductase, translating into MTLSRRRFLGSVGVAAAASYIIPSTAMGADGATAPSNRINIGVVGTGSQAGGLMENAIKHANVRIVALCDVDQMRLAEAKTKIDGFYGDTACATHHDFRELLARPDIDAVIVATPDHWHALVCIEAARRGKDIYCEKPLTWSLGEGRAVVKAVQDNKRIFQVGSMQRSNPTFKQGCALVRNGYIGDIKQIYVSLPDFDKALWVDQWPAPPATLDYEMWVGPAEWAPYHEKRNHWDWRWWMGFGGGQMMDWIGHHGDIAYMAMDWDHTGPKHVEGIRWEAPAARNNLYDAPARYWFNCEYKGGTTLTVANAKDMPSQWPSPGSLGTLFEGTRGRWLWVDRSGIKASDPKLLEMTPAKGDFQFREEKNHMTDWLNCIVSREETIAPVNAGHRSASIGHLGKIACMLGGSFKWDPKTETITDNPALNGMLTRKYRGDWKLEA
- a CDS encoding carboxymuconolactone decarboxylase family protein codes for the protein MARLNLIEREAATGPAKELLEGVQKALGVTPNLMKVLANAPGVLKSYLDTNGALAAGLLGPQTRERIALRVAELNRCEYCLAAHSYLGTHAGLSEEEVLANREGTSSEPKANAVLALVTAVVKKQGRVSRSEMDAARSAGLSDGEIVEVVANTALNILTNYMNNVAGTEVDFPRVELFAAATN
- a CDS encoding type II toxin-antitoxin system HicB family antitoxin: MTDTMEYKGYIARIEYDGDNKLFYGIVQDTRDTIHFEGTSAHELEDAFRESVEAYFEFCEQCGDEPNVPAPNKLWIELDPKLQQRVALSAQKTGKSVDAILSTIVEAWYSEQDRAES
- a CDS encoding copper-translocating P-type ATPase is translated as MPQPVTDPKLAQDTFRVTGMTCAGCVRRVETGLATLDGVNSATVNLMTEEAVVSYDPAQLTPEAIEQAVGAIGYEAKRKDPGNDDFVIDVALDNMHAAWKRFLIAWALTGPVAMLMLLHMTGLWHLHNGAWLELLLAAPVLAIAGAETMKKGFRTLRAKAPNMDALIAIGTVAAWSTGVMQLLGMKVESFAAVSAMIMAFHLTGRYLEARARGKASEAIRKLLELGARTARVRRAGEVVELPIEEVRVGDILIIKPGEKIPTDGIVTEGRSAVDESMATGEPIPSDKAPGDTVIGATVNTTGALEVRATRIGGDTFLAQVAKLVQEAQASKPAIQGFADQMTTIFVPLVLGVALITAVFWLMVPEMMQSLSGWAAPWLPWSPAEGASNLSMAIFSAVAVLMISCPCAMGLATPTAIMVGTGIAAQRGLLIREGAAIQRLKEITILALDKTGTITHGRPKVTEIEAVDGTDRKALLTWAAAVSLFSEHPLSHAILEKAKQERCDLVPAGDFDAVPGKGARAMVDGAVVLVGKPDFLREEGVDIKPIEHTLYRMQHEAKTVAAVARGGKAIGVIGIADTLKPESVRAIKILKRMGIKCIMITGDNQATAEVVAAQVGIDRVVANVLPQDKAKAIGNLKRETIGAVGMVGDGINDAAALAAADVGIALGTGTDIAIEAGDVTLIQGDLIALVTVIQLGKATYNKIVQNLFWAFGYNLLFVPLAMIGLLHPMIAEACMALSSLNVIGNSLRLRNFDPEAVTKEIMRM
- a CDS encoding type II toxin-antitoxin system HicA family toxin encodes the protein MWHNEQQAHTALVSIFSSNPGNNIRWDDVESVLRALGAEISEGRGSRFGVKLNDERIVFHRPHPAPTINKGVVQAIRVFLERAGIRP
- the trxA gene encoding thioredoxin, which translates into the protein MATLKHLDNSNFDLTIKNSGTPVLVDFYADWCGPCKALAPTLEAVAEEQAGNLAVVKVDIDDNSELATRFDIQSIPTLIVFDGGEAKKTLKGLLPKRALLDELAPFLAKAEAVAS
- a CDS encoding virulence RhuM family protein; protein product: MSGSIQPNEQANFLLYNDESGNVSVEVFLNGETVWLTQRAIGELFGAERSVITKHLRNIFKDSELVEDSVCAIFAHTAADGKTYNTKYYNLDAIISVGYRVNSRQATQFRIWATRTLKEFLIKGFALDDERLKQGKRLFGKDYFDELLERIREIRASERRFYQKITDIYALSSDYNKDLPETKEFFASVQNKLHWAITSKTAAELIYDSADADTIHMGLTTWKHAPKGKILKSDVATAKNYLSEAHVRELNQIVSAYLDLAENRARRQILMRMEDWASFLNGFLELSNYPILQDRGRISAEEAKLKAEQEYETYRVKQDRDYISDFDREVRRIQGKPTDSARD